A region of Solanum dulcamara chromosome 7, daSolDulc1.2, whole genome shotgun sequence DNA encodes the following proteins:
- the LOC129895055 gene encoding receptor-like serine/threonine-protein kinase SD1-8: MTNINTKKHIFHLCSFLYIFLVSQVLLPILVTSTDNTITITNPLTISKTLVSQQKKFELGFFTPGGPNSDKWYVGIWYKEINETTIVWVANREKPVINNSSSSPVLKITQNGRLVIDDGTENYVWSLDNFTYNLTNYSTTFIAKLLDSGNFVLLSEKDEKMLWQSFDYPTDTLLPGMKLGWDSKTGLNRNITSWKSPFDPSPGNYTFKLDVNGLPEAFLTNRDTIFYRSGPWNGVGFSGVPEMKPTDIMVFEFQMNKDQVYYTFEVLDKKICSRLLVKHNGFLERYTWIPTSNIWNKFWYAPKDQCDFYEECGVSGICNANLSPVCKCLVGYKPKNQVAWDLRDGSDGCVRYHDLDCETDVFNKLKNLKLPQSSSSFVDTKMNLEECEKMCRYNCSCMAYTTANITGSGSGCVIWTKELIDMRQYSVAEGGQFLYVRVASSDAAKSRNVGSEDGSGKTKRIAMATGITAGVVLVLIGVVSICFLSKKKKILEGPIRKKTEHRGSIERSQDLLVNTAIIPSKREISGETVADEFELPLFDLSTLAVATEDFSDANKLGQGGFGCVYKGIVDEDQEIAVKRLSKNSGQGIEEFKNELRLIARLQHRNLVRLLGCCVEMEEKMLIYEYMENKSLDSILFNKQNSSLLDWQRRFSIICGIARGLLYLHQDSRFRIIHRDLKASNILLDKEMIPKISDFGMARIFGGDETEGNTKRVVGTYGYMSPEYAMDGLFSVKSDVFSFGVLVLEIITGKKNRGFYFQNNQRNLLGHAWRLWTEGRASELLDSSVGESFSPCEVMRCIQVGLLCVQEQAEDRPNMATVVLMLGSETATMPQPKHPGFCLGRRPVDEYSETIYEETFTVNQVTITMLDPR; the protein is encoded by the exons ATGACAAACATTAACACCAAAAAACACATTTTTCACCTATGTTCTTTCTTGTACATTTTTCTAGTTTCACAAGTTCTTTTACCAATTCTCGTAACATCAACAGATAATACGATAACGATTACAAATCCCCTTACAATATCCAAAACATTAGTCtctcaacaaaaaaaattcgaATTAGGATTTTTCACTCCCGGTGGGCCGAATTCAGACAAATGGTACGTCGGAATATGGTACAAAGAGATCAACGAAACAACGATAGTTTGGGTTGCGAACAGAGAAAAACCAGTCATCAATAATTCATCGTCTTCCCCTGTGTTAAAAATAACACAAAATGGACGTCTTGTTATTGATGACGGGACTGAAAATTATGTATGGTCGTTAGATAATTTCACTTATAATCTCACGAATTATAGTACTACATTTATAGCTAAGTTATTAGATTCAGGGAATTTCGTCCTTCTATCAGAGAAGGACGAAAAAATGTTGTGGCAGAGTTTTGATTATCCAACGGATACTTTGTTACCCGGGATGAAACTCGGATGGGACTCAAAAACGGGGCTAAATCGGAATATTACGTCGTGGAAGTCACCATTCGATCCTTCTCCGGGAAATTATACGTTTAAACTTGATGTCAATGGTTTGCCTGAGGCTTTTTTGACAAATAGAGATACAATTTTCTATAGAAGTGGACCTTGGAATGGAGTTGGATTTAGTGGTGTACCAGAAATGAAGCCAACAGATATTATGGTTTTTGAGTTTCAGATGAATAAAGATCAAGTTTATTATACATTTGAG GTGCTCGACAAGAAAATATGTTCAAGATTGTTAGTAAAGCATAACGGTTTCTTAGAGAGGTATACTTGGATTCCGACTAGTAACATTTGGAACAAATTCTGGTACGCCCCCAAAGATCAATGTGATTTTTACGAAGAGTGTGGTGTTTCCGGAATTTGTAACGCGAATCTATCGCCGGTTTGCAAATGTCTAGTAGGCTACAAGCCTAAAAATCAAGTGGCATGGGATTTAAGAGATGGATCAGATGGATGTGTTAGATATCATGATTTGGATTGTGAAACTGATGTTTTTAACAAATTGAAGAACCTGAAATTGCCACAAAGTTCAAGTTCATTTGTTGATACTAAGatgaatttggaagaatgtGAAAAAATGTGTAGGTACAACTGTTCATGCATGGCGTACACCACCGCAAACATTACGGGTTCGGGTTCGGGATGTGTCATTTGGACAAAGGAATTAATCGATATGCGGCAATATTCGGTAGCGGAAGGTGGACAATTTCTCTACGTTAGAGTTGCTTCTTCTGACGCAG CAAAAAGTAGAAATGTGGGATCTGAAGATGGTTCTGGCAAGACAAAAAGAATTGCTATGGCTACTGGAATCACAGCTGGAGTTGTTCTTGTTCTAATTGGAGTTGTAAGCATTTGCTTcttatcaaagaaaaaaaaaatattggaagGTCCAATAAGAAAGAAAACTGAACATAGAG GCTCTATTGAAAGAAGTCAAGATCTTCTAGTGAATACAGCCATTATTCCAAGTAAGAGAGAAATATCTGGTGAAACTGTCGCAGACGAGTTTGAATTGCCATTATTTGATCTCAGCACCTTAGCTGTGGCTACAGAAGATTTTTCTGATGCAAACAAGTTAGGCCAGGGCGGTTTTGGTTGCGTTTACAAG GGAATAGTAGATGAAGATCAAGAAATAGCAGTGAAAAGGCTGTCAAAGAATTCAGGCCAAGGAATTGAGGAATTCAAGAATGAGCTAAGATTGATTGCAAGACTTCAGCACAGAAACCTTGTTCGCCTTCTTGGATGTTGCGTTGAGATGGAAGAGAAAATGTTGATATACGAATACATGGAAAATAAAAGCTTGGATTCAATCTTATTCA ACAAGCAAAATAGCTCGTTGCTAGATTGGCAAAGACGATTCAGCATTATCTGTGGGATCGCTCGTGGACTTCTGTATCTTCATCAAGATTCAAGATTTCGGATTATCCACAGAGACCTCAAAGCAAGTAACATTCTTCTTGACAAGGAAATGATCCCGAAAATATCAGATTTTGGTATGGCACGGATTTTTGGAGGCGATGAGACCGAAGGAAATACAAAGAGAGTAGTTGGAACCTA CGGTTACATGTCTCCTGAATATGCGATGGACGGTCTATTCTCTGTTAAATCAGATGTTTTCAGCTTCGGAGTTTTAGTGTTGGAAATAATAACAGGGAAGAAGAACAGAGGATTTTATTTTCAGAATAACCAAAGAAACCTGCTAGGACAT GCGTGGAGACTATGGACAGAAGGAAGAGCCTCAGAACTACTCGATTCATCAGTTGGCGAATCATTTTCTCCTTGCGAAGTAATGAGATGCATACAAGTCGGGTTATTATGTGTTCAGGAGCAAGCAGAAGATAGACCAAACATGGCAACAGTTGTATTAATGTTAGGCAGTGAAACCGCAACGATGCCTCAGCCTAAGCACCCTGGCTTTTGCCTAGGAAGGAGACCCGTTGATGAATACTCAGAAACTATTTACGAAGAAACATTCACGGTGAATCAAGTTACGATTACCATGCTTGATCCCCGGTAG